Genomic window (Rossellomorea aquimaris):
ATTAAAAATTATCCATACAAACGATCTACATAGCCATTTTGAGGCATTCAAAAGAGCCGCTACCTTAGTAAAAGAGCTTAAAGACGAGGACACACTTATTCTCGATGGAGGGGATTTCGCCGATTTCAAAAGCATCGAGCTTCAAGGAACGAGGGGAATGGCGGCTATTGAACTGCTGCAATCAGTTGGGTACGATGCATTAACCATTGGAAACAATGAAATGTTCAATGGATTTGACACTTTGGAGCATATGGCCGGCAATAGTCCCGTACCGTTCATTAGTAATAATCTTCTTAGGAAAGACAAAGTAGCCGTGAACGGGGTGAATACAAGCGTCATATTAGAAAAGAATGGTTTGCGGGTCTTCATTACAGGTGCGTCCCCTGACTTACAGGGCTTCAACGATGGGCTGGGTGTACATATTACCGATTATAAGAAAGCAATTAAAGAGGAGGTCGCACGAAATCGAGGAAAGTATGACGTGTGCATTCTTCTCAATCATGTAGGGACAATGGCAGATGATGAACTTGTGAATGAAATAGACGGGGTTGATATCATTCTATCGGCTCACGATCATAAACTTTATCCACAAGCCAAAGTAGTGAACGGGATCATTATGAACAGTGCAGGCTGCTACGGGGAATACATTGGGCTGGTTGAAGTGAATGTTACAAAAAAAGGAGTAGAGTTACTGCGTGGAGAAACGATACCCACAAAGTTTTCTTCAAATGATGAAGAGGTTATCAGTATCTTGAAAGAAAACAAAGAGAAAGCGATTGATGTGTTAAGTCAGCCACTGTATAAACTCAACCAGCCTCTATGGCATGATGTGATAGAAGAGAACCCATTAACAAATTTAATTGCAGATGGTCTGCGGGACATGATGGAATGTGACCTGGGTCTAATGAATGGTGGAATTGT
Coding sequences:
- a CDS encoding bifunctional UDP-sugar hydrolase/5'-nucleotidase, with translation MKLKIIHTNDLHSHFEAFKRAATLVKELKDEDTLILDGGDFADFKSIELQGTRGMAAIELLQSVGYDALTIGNNEMFNGFDTLEHMAGNSPVPFISNNLLRKDKVAVNGVNTSVILEKNGLRVFITGASPDLQGFNDGLGVHITDYKKAIKEEVARNRGKYDVCILLNHVGTMADDELVNEIDGVDIILSAHDHKLYPQAKVVNGIIMNSAGCYGEYIGLVEVNVTKKGVELLRGETIPTKFSSNDEEVISILKENKEKAIDVLSQPLYKLNQPLWHDVIEENPLTNLIADGLRDMMECDLGLMNGGIVNAGAFDFISNKKLIEICPSPLNPTSFDIQGKHIRTAIEQSLDVQVCLADGKGPGFRGKFVGRLHVSGAEIIYDGKRLSEVMIGNLPLEEEKWYSVASSDYLQRGSGYESLAHNRNEKYLAEEIRDVIRMYGGRKEFIEKAYVTRWKENSDIMV